GATAAAAGTAAGCACAACCGCCGTGGTAAACGCGCACACGGTATGTCCTGAGGGAAAACTGAAATGATTTGAGAGCACTTCTACATCCGGTACCCAATAAATGGTTTTTGGTGAATCTGTGAAATACAATTTAGGCCGGGGAGCGCCCACCATATATTTCAAAGGAAAATTAATTAAACTGGTCAGCAGGTAACTGCTGGCCAGTAATAAACTGTAGCGATACCTTACAAATAATAAGATCAATACGAGGGAAACAGCCGTAGTAGCCCCACCCATTTCCGTAGCATACCTGAAAATCACATCTCCTGCCGGGAAATGCAATCCGTTAATAAAAAAGTAAATCTCTTCTCTGGTGAAAATAATTTTGAGTGTGAGTGCAATGACAAAAAGCAAGGCATAGGGAATCAAAAAGAATCGTAAACGAATGATAGCAGACTTCATAATAGAAATAAAAGTAATACTCTTTTTGTGGAAATTATCTCCCACATAAAAAAAGGGATTACCGCAATGTGAGGTCCACATTTCAGGCAATCCCTCTTTGGGAAAAAATTCAGGGCAAAAAACCGTTATTCAGCGTTTTGTTGTTGCTGTGCTTTCTTTCTTTTATTGTGCGCTGCTTCTCCGCCTTTCTTACCTATTTCGGCCATATGCTGTCTGTTCCGGCTTACTGCTACACCGCCTTTACGGCCGGCTTCACGAGCTTCCGCAGAATTAAACTCATGAGCTACGCCCTGCGCATGTGCAGCGCGACCGCCTTTGCTGGCTATCGCACGCTGCATGGATGCATCCATAGATGCAAATCCACGTTTATCTTTGCGACTTGGAGTTTCTGATTTTGATTTTTCTTCTCCTTCAGAATTGTGACCCTGGTGAGCATGGTTGCCATGTTGATCATGTCCATGATTGTGCTCGTGCGAATGCTCCCTTTCGAGTTTTTCTTGTTCCTGGGTGAAGTGATTGTTTTGTTCTGCAGCCATAAGAATGAATTTTGAAAGGTTTAATAATGGGTTCCGTTTAACATCAGATAATAAAACATATTCTCTGTCAAAGGAGGCACAACTATTATGCCGCGTATTTATAACCCATTGTAACACAGGGTTACACATACTATTTCGCCTTATCTTACTGTTTCATGCGTGGAGTATGCTTAACAATCTGTAGCAAATCTGCCCTTATTTTAAACAATTTGTTAAGCAAATGGTTGTGATAACAATCAAAAAGCCTTTTATAACTTCTTA
This window of the Chitinophaga sancti genome carries:
- a CDS encoding phosphatase PAP2 family protein; translated protein: MKSAIIRLRFFLIPYALLFVIALTLKIIFTREEIYFFINGLHFPAGDVIFRYATEMGGATTAVSLVLILLFVRYRYSLLLASSYLLTSLINFPLKYMVGAPRPKLYFTDSPKTIYWVPDVEVLSNHFSFPSGHTVCAFTTAVVLTFISPRRWYGCIYFLLALMVAYSRIYLSQHFFEDVTAGSFEAVIVVTCWVTWFNSRAFFRHPGWDGALSRKNDD
- a CDS encoding KGG domain-containing protein translates to MAAEQNNHFTQEQEKLEREHSHEHNHGHDQHGNHAHQGHNSEGEEKSKSETPSRKDKRGFASMDASMQRAIASKGGRAAHAQGVAHEFNSAEAREAGRKGGVAVSRNRQHMAEIGKKGGEAAHNKRKKAQQQQNAE